One window of the Rhipicephalus sanguineus isolate Rsan-2018 chromosome 2, BIME_Rsan_1.4, whole genome shotgun sequence genome contains the following:
- the LOC119383944 gene encoding uncharacterized protein LOC119383944 yields the protein MACCTGGPLTLKIGAVLWKIEFASRGGLTGESCTDRSAKWNQGTKRNVTPAQIGVMDFTLRKEFRDLSEHEGQKVNAKRYETHEQYVREMQQSVIAPLLDIKGSLLHQTVTAKMSPSVHAKTKLRGNVAKLIHGPHDDDDLLACDVCAEFYGKWVRIKEPVRLNLMLLTCQQTGRLWKASRKLRLTASNVSKVPRKKETPPENFVKSCLFSQFRGNNATSHGQRFEPVARQMFERPTGIHVERCGTVVSATHPFLETSASPDGLVGTDGILEIKCPLVDDCLQLLESNKYDVKNVSNGSYYLDKKGKKWLLLPSPVHNLLHRAHALLFLCLVSYELYYS from the coding sequence GTGCAGTCCTGTGGAAGATAGAATTCGCCAGCCGAGGGGGCCTGACTGGAGAAAGCTGCACTGACAGAAGTGCCAAGTGGAACCAGGGCACAAAAAGAAATGTTACGCCAGCACAAATAGGTGTTATGGATTTTACTCTGCGAAAGGAATTCAGAGACCTGTCTGAGCATGAAGGGCAGAAGGTTAATGCAAAACGCTATGAGACTCATGAGCAGTATGTGAGAGAGATGCAGCAGTCCGTTATAGCACCCCTTCTCGACATAAAGGGAAGTCTACTGCACCAGACTGTAACTGCAAAAATGTCACCTAGTGTGCATGCTAAAACTAAGCTTAGAGGAAATGTAGCCAAGCTCATTCACGGTCCACATGACGACGACGACCTGTTGGCATGTGATGTGTGCGCAGAATTTTACGGCAAATGGGTAAGAATTAAAGAACCTGTGAGGTTAAATCTTATGCTGCTTACATGCCAACAGACCGGAAGGCTTTGGAAAGCGAGCCGTAAGCTGCGCCTCACAGCTTCAAATGTGTCAAAAGtgccacgaaaaaaagaaactccgCCAGAAAATTTCGTGAAATCATGCCTCTTCAGTCAGTTTAGGGGAAACAATGCAACGAGTCATGGCCAAAGGTTCGAGCCTGTTGCCAGGCAGATGTTTGAGCGTCCTACTGGTATTCATGTTGAACGTTGTGGCACAGTAGTTAGCGCCACCCACCCGTTTCTAGAAACGTCAGCGAGCCCAGATGGCTTAGTTGGTACAGATGGCATCTTAGAAATCAAGTGCCCACTTGTAGATGACTGCCTGCAGCTTCTTGAATCCAACAAGTATGATGTCAAAAACGTTTCAAACGGATCATACTACCttgataaaaaaggaaaaaaatggctACTATTACCAAGTCCAGTTCATAATCTTCTGCACAGAGCGCACGCACTGTTATTTCTTTGTCTGGTCAGCTATGAACTTTATTACAGTTGA